In one Nicotiana tomentosiformis chromosome 6, ASM39032v3, whole genome shotgun sequence genomic region, the following are encoded:
- the LOC104092041 gene encoding uncharacterized protein, whose product MSALIQPEWIKFLNEWQLRILVLISLLLQIFLIVTGNRRKYISKNWLRFMLWLFYLSADWVATVALGILSHGQSDDEKCKRSSKPALDPNYVLRAFWAPFLLVHLGGPDAITAYALADNDLWLRHLLGLFVQVGIAGYVFFRSWEGSPVNYLGAVIFAAGLIKYGERTWALSSASRDGFRKSMVSDPDPGPNYAKFMDDYISKKAEGYRVSLGKAIDEYQVVYYPIIPESNLDAAATLRDAFYFFGTFKKLFADLILSFQDRKSSRSFFQKQVWDRAYRLVEVELGLIYDIFYTKTFQLLSPLGIVLRLVGVSLILVVFIFFPFISKDHYSTTDVVITYILLVGAIILEMYAVLILLSSDRLMIWLSGNGTMLSFVGIKDCVAFATCKAVSFFRFLGALPAIRRWSGTMGQYNLLTVCLKDKLTTFEKVQQFFRIYELLERTRHRYRVDIPKGLKQLVFNQLKARISSDVEASVQICTLRCDQTVLKDTKCFENTNGVDFAQSILTWHIATDLCYVKDHPNPNEMSMLEATEWLRNYIITDQTSSVENLRFKREISRLLSDYMLYLLIMCPFMLPSGLGTIRFQDTRAEAMEFFKDRKCFLGTKELACDKLLQINTEIAPSEVKGDRSKSVLFDACRLAKSLQSEEDENPGAENGEKWEKIFHVWVDLLSFSAANCDWKDHAEQLRRGGEFLTHVWLLMAHFGLTDHFQISQGYVRAKLSLK is encoded by the coding sequence ATGTCTGCACTTATTCAACCAGAGTGGATTAAGTTTTTGAATGAGTGGCAGCTCCGGATACTGGTTCTGATTAGCCTCCTGCTACAGATTTTCCTTATCGTTACAGGGAATCGCAGGAAATACATATCCAAGAATTGGCTCAGATTCATGCTCTGGCTATTCTACTTGTCAGCAGATTGGGTTGCAACTGTTGCTCTTGGTATTCTATCCCATGGTCAAAGTGACGATGAAAAATGCAAGCGCAGCAGTAAGCCTGCTCTAGATCCAAATTACGTATTAAGGGCATTCTGGGCGCCATTCCTTCTTGTTCACCTAGGCGGTCCCGACGCCATAACGGCGTATGCATTGGCAGATAATGATTTGTGGTTGAGGCACTTGCTAGGCTTATTTGTCCAAGTTGGAATTGCTGGTTACGTCTTTTTTAGGTCCTGGGAGGGCAGTCCAGTTAATTATCTTGGCGCTGTAATTTTCGCTGCGGGGTTAATCAAGTATGGTGAGAGGACTTGGGCTCTTTCTAGCGCAAGCAGAGATGGTTTCCGAAAATCCATGGTATCTGATCCGGATCCGGGTCCTAATTATGCAAAGTTCATGGATGATTACATATCAAAGAAGGCTGAGGGATACAGAGTCTCGTTAGGGAAAGCCATTGATGAATATCAAGTTGTGTACTATCCTATAATTCCTGAAAGCAACCTCGACGCTGCAGCCACTTTGCGGGATGCTTTTTACTTCTTTGGAACTTTTAAGAAGCTTTTCGCAGACCTCATTCTTAGCTTCCAGGATAGGAAAAGCAGCCGTTCCTTTTTCCAGAAACAAGTTTGGGACAGGGCTTATAGGTTGGTTGAGGTTGAACTTGGACTAATATATGACATCTTCTATACCAAGACATTTCAACTCCTTTCACCCCTTGGCATAGTTTTgcgtcttgttggtgtgtctctCATACTTGTGGTGTTCATCTTTTTTCCATTCATCAGTAAAGACCATTACTCAACGACTGATGTGGTGATCACTTATATCTTACTTGTTGGGGCCATCATCCTAGAGATGTATGCTGTCCTGATTTTACTCTCATCAGACCGCTTGATGATTTGGTTAAGTGGAAATGGGACAATGCTTTCATTCGTTGGAATTAAGGATTGTGTCGCATTTGCCACTTGTAAAGCTGTGTCATTCTTTCGGTTCCTAGGTGCATTACCTGCAATACGAAGATGGTCTGGAACCATGGGACAGTACAATTTGTTGACTGTGTGCCTCAAAGATAAGCTAACGACCTTTGAAAAGGTCCAGCAGTTCTTTAGAATTTATGAACTTCTGGAGAGGACTCGACATCGGTACAGAGTAGATATCCCAAAGGGGTTAAAGCAATTGGTGTTTAATCAGCTCAAAGCAAGAATTAGTTCAGATGTGGAGGCCAGTGTACAAATCTGTACTTTGAGGTGTGATCAAACTGTGCTTAAGGATACAAAATGCTTTGAGAACACAAATGGGGTAGATTTTGCTCAAAGCATTCTTACATGGCACATTGCTACTGATCTCTGCTATGTGAAGGACCATCCAAATCCAAATGAGATGTCTATGCTTGAGGCAACGGAGTGGCTCCGTAACTACATCATCACCGATCAAACCAGCTCagtagaaaatctgagatttaaacGTGAAATCAGCAGGTTACTGTCCGATTACATGTTATATCTGCTTATCATGTGCCCTTTCATGCTTCCCAGTGGACTTGGGACAATCCGATTTCAAGACACTCGGGCTGAAGCCATGGAGTTTTTCAAAGACCGAAAATGCTTTTTGGGCACTAAGGAACTAGCTTGTGACAAGTTACTACAAATCAACACTGAGATTGCGCCCTCAGAAGTGAAAGGGGATAGAAGTAAGTCAGTATTGTTCGATGCTTGTAGGCTTGCTAAATCCTTGCAATCTGAAGAAGATGAAAATCCAGGCGCCGAGAATGGAGAGAAATGGGAGAAAATCTTTCATGTTTGGGTGGACTTGTTATCTTTTTCTGCAGCTAATTGCGATTGGAAAGACCATGCTGAGCAGCTCAGGCGAGGGGGTGAGTTTCTCACTCATGTCTGGCTCCTTATGGCTCATTTTGGTTTGACCGATCATTTCCAGATTTCGCAAGGCTATGTCAGAGCCAAATTATCATTGAAGTGA
- the LOC138893708 gene encoding uncharacterized protein — translation MALKLEDPGAFTIPCTIESAYFAKALCDLGESINLMPYSVFKTLEICKSRPTSMRLQMADHTMKRPLGVVEDVLVRVDKFILPADFVILDCEVDSEVPIILERPFLATGKSLCDMESGELTFQVGSEKVVFHVCKSMWQPNSNEVCSLLDLVTDVVIGDTSAIINVGDILDVVLLNFDDDEMDGFMECVNSLQRMGSYNYAPQKLSLDLENRKTPPTKPSIEYPPTLELKPLPPHLQYEFIGSCSALPDILSCCLTNL, via the coding sequence ATGGcccttaagttggaggatcccggtgctttcacgattccttgtactaTTGAGAGTGCCtattttgctaaagctctttgtgatcttggggaaagtatcaatttgatgccctactcAGTGTTTAAAACTTTGGAAATTTGTAaatcaagacccacatctatgaggttgcaaatggccgatcataccatgaagaggccattgggggTGGTTGAGGATGTTTTGGTCcgagttgataagttcattcttccggcggactttgttattctagattgtgaggttgattcTGAAGTGCCTATTATTCTTgaaagacctttccttgctacgggtaagTCTCTTTGTGATATGGAatccggagaactcacttttcaGGTTGGTAGCGAAAAAGTAgtattccatgtgtgcaagtctatgtggcaaccaaatagcaatgaagtgtgttctcttttagacttggtgaccgatgttgtTATTGGTGACACAAGTGCTataatcaatgttggtgatattttGGATGTCGTTttactcaactttgatgatgatgagatggatggtttcatggaatgtgtgaactctttgcaaagaatggggtcgtacaactatgcaccccagaaattatctttggatcttgagaataggaagactcctcctacaaagccttcgaTTGAATATCCACCTACTTTGGAGTTGAAACCATTGCCACCACACCTTCAGTATGAATTTATTGGATCTTGTTCTGCTTTACCGGATATTCTTTCCTGTTGTTTGACTAACCTATAG